In one Terriglobia bacterium genomic region, the following are encoded:
- a CDS encoding VWA domain-containing protein, whose translation MAQYRAPLISIALLVTLGAFAQAPGQTPSIRVQTNLVLVPVQVRDHNEHVPGLKEGAFTVLEDGKPQKIAVFDEVRTTTQRLQQAPVGPHEFTNQLTGNPETARYTIIAIDRINTGAMDMNRVRQGLTTFLMHTADTGEPIRLISIELNGIRMLQDFTTDPRALAAALERSTKGVGKSEQSSVNLDETLQERENVVLSEAAMGNLSADEVARYLQTLDNTKDQEQNMIAFQERNARINSLEALQQVALSLTGLPGRKSLVWASSGYPFSSVVRQGRSAVRYDFSQIGEATALDAYTTQLLSAANIAMYPVDARGLVNTAWDAMDPSHKYSPTYAEKNARQEMNQDVLTTFERLAAGTGGKPCYNRPELSSCFKEALDDSRDYYMVGFYVDSKNTKEGWHKLQVKVDEKGANVRARNGFLFPLPDPSQTRDLDMSTAVQSLLLDAGVPFKGQWTTTQRKGNKIANSFFIQVLPSANVLNAEQRKLNVEFAAVARTKDGAVAGQFAQTVNRTLPPEAVDMIEKGGITYRNTLDLPPGEYLVRFVVRDNLTGRTGAANSFLKVQ comes from the coding sequence ATGGCCCAATATCGCGCACCCCTTATCTCAATCGCTCTTCTGGTCACCCTCGGCGCTTTCGCGCAGGCACCCGGTCAAACGCCAAGTATCCGGGTGCAGACCAATCTCGTTCTGGTGCCGGTGCAGGTTCGCGACCATAACGAACACGTTCCCGGGTTGAAGGAGGGTGCCTTCACGGTGCTGGAGGACGGAAAGCCACAAAAGATAGCTGTATTCGACGAGGTCCGCACCACGACCCAGCGCTTGCAGCAAGCGCCGGTCGGCCCGCACGAGTTTACGAACCAACTGACAGGCAATCCCGAAACCGCTCGTTACACGATCATCGCCATTGATCGCATTAACACTGGCGCCATGGACATGAATCGGGTCCGGCAAGGGTTGACCACCTTTCTTATGCACACGGCCGATACCGGCGAACCGATTCGATTGATCTCCATCGAACTGAACGGCATTCGCATGCTGCAGGATTTCACTACCGACCCGAGGGCGTTGGCGGCGGCCCTGGAGCGCTCGACGAAGGGCGTCGGCAAATCCGAACAGAGCAGCGTCAATCTGGACGAGACTTTACAGGAGCGTGAAAACGTCGTCCTCTCTGAGGCGGCAATGGGTAACCTTTCCGCCGATGAGGTTGCCCGTTACCTCCAGACACTCGACAATACAAAGGACCAGGAACAGAACATGATCGCGTTCCAGGAGCGAAATGCACGCATCAATTCGCTCGAGGCCCTTCAACAGGTGGCACTCTCTCTAACGGGCCTGCCTGGACGCAAGTCCCTGGTGTGGGCCAGTTCCGGATACCCGTTCTCATCTGTCGTACGTCAGGGCCGGTCTGCCGTGCGATATGACTTCAGTCAGATTGGTGAAGCCACTGCGCTGGACGCTTACACAACTCAACTGCTCAGCGCGGCCAATATTGCGATGTACCCGGTGGACGCTCGCGGTCTGGTCAACACGGCGTGGGATGCGATGGACCCCAGCCACAAGTACTCGCCAACGTACGCTGAAAAAAACGCACGGCAAGAAATGAATCAGGACGTTCTCACAACGTTTGAGCGCCTCGCTGCAGGTACCGGGGGAAAGCCGTGCTATAACCGTCCCGAACTCTCTAGCTGTTTCAAGGAAGCCCTGGACGATTCGCGAGATTATTACATGGTGGGCTTCTACGTCGACTCGAAGAACACAAAAGAAGGATGGCATAAGCTGCAGGTCAAGGTCGATGAAAAGGGTGCGAATGTACGCGCCCGCAATGGATTCCTCTTTCCGCTGCCCGACCCATCACAGACTCGCGACTTGGATATGAGCACAGCCGTGCAATCCCTGCTGCTCGACGCAGGGGTCCCATTCAAGGGCCAATGGACGACAACTCAACGTAAAGGGAACAAAATTGCAAACTCTTTCTTCATACAAGTTCTGCCCAGCGCCAACGTGCTGAATGCTGAGCAGAGAAAGTTGAACGTAGAGTTCGCCGCTGTTGCCCGCACGAAAGATGGAGCTGTCGCTGGCCAATTTGCGCAAACAGTCAACCGGACGCTCCCGCCCGAGGCGGTGGACATGATCGAGAAAGGCGGCATCACCTACAGAAACACGCTCGATCTCCCGCCCGGCGAGTACCTGGTGCGCTTCGTCGTTCG